A single genomic interval of Oceanithermus profundus DSM 14977 harbors:
- a CDS encoding TRAP transporter substrate-binding protein translates to MFKRISILVGALALAALAPMALAVKPVTIKFSFVTTLNTPKGKAAQAFKEYVEKASGGAMKVELYPSSQLYKDNAEGLNALIFNNIQLLVPSATKLKGYNPAFQFVDMPYLFRDNDHFKKFTQSDAAQKLLTSLEKAGLVGLGFWPNGFKHFTANKPLRRPADFKGLKFRTQTSGVLEAQMKALGATAVPLAFSEVYQALQQGVVDGQENTLSNIYTQRYYEVQKYLSLTGHGRLDYVVITNKIFLNSLDPEQKKIFMDGIAHANDVAFEEAVKLNADALAKLSELMEVVKLTDEDRAAMEAAMKPVYDEYGPKVGWDLINAIKALK, encoded by the coding sequence ATGTTCAAGCGAATCAGCATCCTGGTAGGAGCCCTCGCCCTGGCCGCGCTGGCGCCCATGGCGCTGGCGGTCAAGCCCGTCACCATCAAGTTCTCCTTCGTCACCACGTTGAACACGCCCAAGGGCAAGGCGGCCCAGGCCTTCAAAGAGTACGTGGAGAAGGCGTCGGGCGGGGCCATGAAGGTCGAGCTCTACCCCTCGAGCCAGCTGTATAAAGATAACGCCGAAGGCCTGAACGCGCTTATTTTCAACAACATCCAGCTGCTCGTACCCTCGGCCACCAAACTCAAGGGCTACAACCCGGCCTTCCAGTTCGTGGACATGCCCTACCTGTTCCGCGACAACGACCACTTCAAGAAGTTCACCCAGTCGGACGCGGCGCAGAAGCTGCTCACCAGCCTCGAGAAAGCCGGCCTCGTGGGTCTGGGCTTCTGGCCCAACGGCTTCAAGCACTTCACCGCCAACAAGCCGCTGCGCCGGCCCGCGGACTTCAAGGGGCTCAAGTTCCGCACCCAGACCTCGGGCGTGCTCGAGGCGCAGATGAAGGCGCTGGGCGCCACCGCCGTGCCCCTGGCCTTCTCCGAGGTCTACCAGGCGCTGCAGCAGGGCGTGGTGGACGGCCAGGAGAACACCCTGTCGAACATCTACACCCAGCGCTACTACGAAGTCCAGAAGTACCTCTCGCTCACGGGCCACGGCCGCCTCGACTACGTGGTGATCACCAACAAGATCTTCCTGAACAGCCTCGACCCCGAGCAGAAGAAGATCTTCATGGACGGCATCGCCCACGCCAACGACGTGGCCTTCGAGGAGGCCGTCAAGCTGAACGCCGACGCGCTGGCCAAGCTGAGCGAGCTCATGGAGGTCGTCAAGCTCACCGACGAAGACCGCGCGGCCATGGAAGCGGCCATGAAGCCGGTCTACGACGAGTACGGACCCAAGGTGGGCTGGGACCTGATCAACGCCATCAAGGCCCTCAAGTAG
- a CDS encoding TRAP transporter small permease, with amino-acid sequence MVSTPELMAWTAVVTATMLALAWLAERWPLLKAAIAAIEDVLSAVYLTAGLSVVMISVVTRYVFNNPLGWADEFARVFVAWGAMFGFSVALRERRHIGVDLLYTAVSDRVKHGMDLLANFIGLVFAAFMSVTGWKLVVFLKTLGLKSIYTDIPEWILQLIIPLGFLLFALQFAINLFDVLRGREPIHEEVAGV; translated from the coding sequence ATGGTAAGCACGCCCGAACTCATGGCCTGGACCGCGGTCGTCACCGCCACGATGCTCGCCCTGGCCTGGCTGGCGGAACGGTGGCCCCTCCTCAAAGCGGCGATCGCCGCGATCGAAGACGTGCTCTCGGCCGTGTACCTCACCGCAGGCCTCTCCGTGGTCATGATCAGCGTCGTCACCCGTTACGTGTTCAACAACCCGCTGGGCTGGGCCGATGAGTTCGCCCGCGTCTTCGTGGCCTGGGGGGCGATGTTTGGTTTTTCGGTGGCCCTTCGCGAACGGCGCCACATCGGCGTGGACCTGCTCTACACGGCGGTTAGCGATCGCGTCAAGCACGGCATGGACCTGCTGGCCAACTTCATCGGCCTGGTCTTCGCCGCCTTCATGTCCGTCACGGGCTGGAAGCTCGTTGTCTTCCTCAAGACGCTGGGCCTCAAGTCGATCTACACCGACATCCCCGAGTGGATCCTGCAGCTGATCATTCCCCTGGGCTTCCTGCTCTTTGCCCTGCAGTTCGCCATCAACCTGTTCGACGTGCTGCGCGGGCGCGAGCCGATTCACGAGGAGGTGGCGGGCGTATGA
- a CDS encoding TRAP transporter large permease yields MSVGLAMTILFGTFVVLLLVRVPIGVSLAVASLITFWIQGDFNILQAASRMFEGINSFALLAIPGFVFTGVVMARGGIAKYLVEAVRAWVGHLPGGLSVVVVVSSMIFAAISGSSPATAAAIGSVTIPAMIQNGYSKRYAMGLVATSGTLGILIPPSITMIIYGITTDQSIGKLFIAGIIPGLLLGGSLIVFAIWYAIKNDYGRLPRAGWSERWRALFVALPGAFLPFLIMGTIYSGIATPTESSVIALFYAVLVSLFIYRETTWRDWIEIVRESVSITSMIYLIVAAAMLFSLYMTQKQVPQLTAEWIAATGMGRYAVFAVTSGMFIILGMFLEAVSIILITLPVLQPILETVGIDLIHFAVVMTISMELAMITPPVGLNLFVISGITRAPLGEVVRGVIPFYSVLLFVLVLLIFFPELSLWLPGLMK; encoded by the coding sequence ATGAGCGTGGGCCTTGCGATGACCATCCTGTTCGGCACCTTCGTCGTCCTGCTGCTCGTGCGCGTGCCCATCGGCGTTTCGCTCGCCGTTGCGAGCCTGATCACGTTCTGGATCCAGGGCGACTTCAACATCCTGCAAGCGGCCTCGCGCATGTTCGAGGGCATCAACTCCTTCGCCCTCCTCGCCATCCCCGGCTTCGTCTTCACCGGGGTGGTGATGGCCCGCGGGGGCATCGCCAAGTACCTGGTGGAAGCGGTGCGCGCCTGGGTGGGGCACCTTCCCGGCGGCCTTTCGGTGGTCGTCGTCGTCTCCTCGATGATCTTCGCGGCCATCTCGGGTTCCTCGCCCGCCACCGCGGCCGCGATCGGGTCGGTGACCATCCCCGCCATGATCCAGAACGGCTACTCCAAGCGCTACGCCATGGGCTTGGTGGCCACCTCGGGCACGCTGGGCATCCTGATCCCGCCCAGCATCACGATGATCATCTACGGGATCACCACCGACCAGTCCATTGGCAAGCTCTTCATCGCCGGCATCATTCCCGGCCTCCTGCTGGGGGGCAGCCTCATCGTCTTTGCCATCTGGTACGCCATCAAGAACGACTACGGCCGGCTGCCCCGGGCGGGCTGGTCCGAGCGCTGGCGGGCGCTCTTCGTGGCGTTGCCGGGGGCCTTCCTGCCCTTCCTGATCATGGGCACGATCTACAGCGGCATCGCCACCCCGACCGAGTCGTCGGTGATCGCCCTCTTCTACGCGGTGCTCGTGAGCCTCTTCATCTACCGCGAGACCACCTGGCGCGACTGGATCGAGATCGTGCGCGAGAGCGTGAGCATCACCTCGATGATCTACCTCATCGTGGCCGCGGCCATGCTCTTCTCGCTCTACATGACGCAGAAGCAGGTGCCGCAGCTGACCGCGGAGTGGATCGCCGCCACGGGGATGGGCCGTTACGCGGTCTTCGCCGTCACCTCGGGCATGTTCATCATCCTGGGCATGTTCCTCGAGGCCGTTTCGATCATCCTGATCACGCTGCCGGTGCTCCAGCCGATCCTGGAGACCGTGGGCATCGACCTGATCCACTTCGCCGTGGTGATGACGATCAGCATGGAGCTCGCCATGATCACGCCGCCGGTGGGGCTCAACCTCTTCGTCATCTCGGGCATCACCCGCGCCCCGCTGGGCGAGGTGGTGCGCGGGGTGATCCCCTTCTACTCGGTGCTCCTCTTCGTGCTGGTGTTGCTCATCTTCTTCCCCGAGCTCAGCCTCTGGCTGCCGGGCTTGATGAAGTGA
- a CDS encoding ArsA family ATPase — MATVRLVAGKGGVGKTTVASALALHAAGRGERVLLVSTDPTGALGQIFPGVGDEVREVAPGLEVVELTRRAVLARWRERFGEEVYRVLRSLLPVERDVLDYLEGVPGLEEEFLLSYLLDALDSGRYDRVVWDAAPTAGTLALLEAQALFYDHLTQAHRLYLKLQGYLKGADPTPLIEGWRALTGRILAMLRERTRAWVVAQPERLPVVQGLELMAALDRFGIALERAVLNRVLPEDACPGCAFYEAKAREQRRWARRWREESPVPVRELPEFAAAPLEPRALEAVARRLVAEPEGDPRA, encoded by the coding sequence ATGGCGACGGTGCGCCTGGTGGCGGGCAAGGGCGGTGTGGGCAAGACCACGGTGGCTAGCGCCCTGGCGCTCCACGCGGCCGGGCGCGGCGAGCGGGTGCTGCTCGTCTCCACCGACCCCACCGGGGCGCTGGGGCAGATCTTCCCGGGCGTGGGCGACGAGGTGCGCGAGGTCGCGCCGGGGCTCGAGGTCGTCGAGCTGACGCGGCGCGCGGTGCTGGCACGCTGGCGCGAACGTTTCGGCGAGGAGGTCTACCGGGTGCTCCGCAGCCTGCTGCCGGTGGAGCGCGACGTCCTCGACTACCTCGAGGGCGTGCCCGGCCTCGAGGAGGAGTTCCTGCTCAGCTACCTGCTCGACGCCCTCGACTCGGGGCGCTACGACCGGGTCGTCTGGGACGCCGCCCCCACCGCGGGCACGCTGGCGCTTTTGGAGGCCCAGGCGCTGTTCTACGACCACCTCACCCAGGCCCACCGCCTCTACCTGAAGCTGCAGGGCTACCTGAAGGGCGCCGACCCCACCCCGCTGATCGAAGGCTGGCGCGCACTTACCGGCCGCATCCTGGCGATGCTGCGTGAGCGCACGCGCGCCTGGGTGGTGGCCCAGCCCGAGCGGTTGCCGGTGGTGCAGGGGCTCGAGCTGATGGCGGCGCTGGACCGCTTCGGGATCGCACTGGAACGCGCGGTGCTGAACCGGGTGCTGCCCGAAGACGCCTGCCCCGGCTGCGCCTTCTACGAGGCCAAGGCGCGCGAGCAGCGCCGCTGGGCGCGGCGCTGGCGCGAGGAAAGCCCGGTTCCCGTGCGCGAGCTTCCGGAGTTCGCCGCGGCCCCGCTGGAGCCGCGCGCCCTCGAGGCGGTGGCGCGGCGGCTCGTGGCGGAACCCGAGGGCGATCCGCGCGCCTGA
- a CDS encoding metallopeptidase family protein, translating into MTYEAFVDLVTRLWDEIPEEFKVELQGVHVLPQLKEDPSGLPGVVRLGEYTDPGPPSVFAGHVHLGRHIALYYGSFAEIARHDPGFDWEAETWETLLHELRHHVESLAWRDDLIQEDVRRLEALKRRR; encoded by the coding sequence GTGACCTACGAGGCGTTCGTGGATCTGGTGACCCGGCTCTGGGACGAGATCCCCGAGGAGTTCAAGGTCGAGCTGCAGGGGGTGCACGTGCTGCCGCAGCTCAAAGAGGACCCCAGCGGCCTGCCCGGGGTGGTGCGGCTCGGCGAGTACACCGACCCCGGCCCGCCTTCGGTCTTCGCCGGGCACGTACACCTGGGCCGCCACATTGCGCTCTACTACGGCTCCTTCGCCGAGATCGCCCGCCACGACCCCGGCTTCGACTGGGAGGCGGAGACCTGGGAGACCCTGCTCCACGAGCTGCGCCACCACGTCGAGAGCCTGGCCTGGCGCGACGACCTGATCCAGGAGGACGTGCGCCGGCTCGAGGCCCTGAAGCGGCGGCGCTAG
- a CDS encoding sulfite exporter TauE/SafE family protein has protein sequence MPLGLNLLAIFAFAVKGLAGFGPALFIVPVLGLFWPLRQVVPYTAFLLFLANLPMLWLVRRGLAPRRDLPAAAAYALGLVLGTRLLVALPEARLKFALGLVLLVFALWSLVRLPSPETAPPADVAELVRLGLVMLSGGLIVGALGAGALPLFVYLPLRYPPAAMRALFTSAFGLGTLAWTLANWQAGLLTWPLARLALLTLPGTLAGLFLGAWLFERLPRRGQVRLVSLLLVPVALRLMGVF, from the coding sequence GTGCCGCTGGGGCTCAACCTGCTCGCTATCTTCGCCTTCGCGGTCAAGGGGCTGGCGGGGTTCGGCCCCGCCCTCTTCATCGTGCCGGTGCTCGGCCTCTTCTGGCCCCTGCGCCAGGTGGTGCCCTACACCGCCTTCCTGCTCTTCCTCGCCAACCTGCCCATGCTCTGGCTGGTGCGCAGGGGGCTCGCGCCCCGGCGCGACCTGCCCGCCGCGGCCGCCTACGCGCTGGGGCTGGTGCTGGGCACCCGCCTGCTCGTCGCGCTTCCGGAAGCCCGGCTCAAGTTCGCCCTGGGGCTGGTGCTGCTCGTCTTCGCGCTGTGGAGCCTGGTGCGGCTGCCCAGCCCCGAGACCGCGCCGCCCGCGGACGTCGCCGAGCTGGTCCGGCTCGGTCTGGTGATGCTCTCGGGCGGCCTCATCGTGGGGGCGCTGGGGGCGGGGGCGCTGCCGCTCTTCGTCTACCTGCCGCTCCGCTACCCGCCTGCGGCGATGCGCGCCCTCTTCACCAGCGCCTTCGGCCTGGGGACGCTCGCCTGGACGCTGGCCAACTGGCAGGCGGGGCTGCTGACCTGGCCGCTGGCGCGGCTGGCTTTGCTGACGCTTCCGGGGACGCTCGCGGGCCTCTTCCTGGGCGCATGGCTCTTCGAGCGGCTGCCCCGGCGGGGGCAGGTGCGGCTCGTCTCGTTGCTGCTCGTTCCGGTGGCGTTGCGGTTGATGGGGGTCTTCTAG
- a CDS encoding histidine phosphatase family protein, with translation MEVWLVRHGVTAHNQNGIWQGQRDVPLAPEGRAQARRLAERLARLDLTWTTLHASDLSRALETARIVAERLGLGVRPDRRLREVCVGELAGLTRPEVQARFADYVARSQEDPWHTRFPGGETLAELYDRVWAFLNELGDGRHLVVSHGGAIRAAVLGVLEAQSAVPWRIRLENTSITRLHFPEGAAGGGFVHTVGDAAHLEAGWDLDG, from the coding sequence GTGGAAGTCTGGCTCGTGCGCCACGGCGTCACCGCCCACAACCAAAACGGCATCTGGCAGGGGCAGCGCGACGTGCCCCTGGCCCCCGAGGGTCGGGCGCAGGCGCGGCGGCTCGCCGAGCGGCTGGCGCGGCTGGACCTCACCTGGACGACGCTCCACGCCTCCGACCTCAGCCGCGCGCTCGAGACCGCGCGCATCGTCGCGGAGCGCCTGGGCCTCGGCGTGCGCCCCGACCGGCGGCTGCGCGAGGTCTGCGTGGGCGAGCTGGCCGGCCTCACCCGCCCGGAGGTGCAGGCCCGCTTCGCGGACTACGTGGCCCGCTCGCAGGAGGACCCCTGGCACACCCGCTTTCCCGGCGGCGAGACCCTGGCCGAGCTCTACGACCGCGTCTGGGCCTTCTTGAACGAGCTCGGCGATGGGCGGCACCTAGTCGTCTCCCACGGCGGGGCGATCCGCGCCGCGGTGCTGGGGGTGCTGGAGGCGCAAAGCGCGGTGCCCTGGCGCATCCGGCTCGAGAACACCTCGATCACCCGGCTGCACTTCCCCGAAGGGGCGGCGGGTGGGGGCTTCGTGCACACCGTCGGCGACGCGGCCCACCTGGAAGCCGGCTGGGACCTGGACGGTTGA
- a CDS encoding amidase — protein METAADLVRDYARGVRDPVRETERVLERLEPGPAVAARTERRALAAAHKSAERYAAGRPLGPVDGVPVLVKDLLDVTGTVTAAGSAVLARLRPPAASDAPAVRNLQRAGAVVVGKSQLNELAFSGLGLNPHFGTPQNALNPDWVPGGSSSGSAVAVARGLVPLAVGTDTGGSVRIPAAFNGLVGFKPSWGRISTRGVTPLAVSLDTVGPLARRVEDAWAFFLALAGEPHRPLARPSGPPRLLVPADLLERARPEVQGAFERALARLEAAGARLERRPLPGLAEVYDLYRRYGALAAHEAYARWRGLIAEHGAAMDPRVVRRVLAVAERPSVHHVQLRRERARRVPAFWAGLRGTDALVLPTAPVPPPLLAEVEASEEAFFRANDRVLAYTMLFNFYAGPAVSLPLAPGLGLMLAAAPGRDAALFALARWVEAQGALGTMDA, from the coding sequence GTGGAGACCGCCGCCGACCTCGTGCGGGACTACGCCCGCGGCGTCCGCGACCCCGTTCGCGAGACCGAGCGCGTCCTCGAGCGGCTCGAGCCCGGTCCGGCGGTGGCGGCGCGAACCGAAAGGCGCGCCCTGGCCGCCGCGCACAAGAGCGCGGAGCGCTACGCCGCCGGGCGGCCGCTGGGGCCTGTCGACGGCGTGCCCGTCCTCGTAAAGGACCTCCTGGACGTCACCGGAACGGTCACCGCGGCCGGTTCCGCGGTGCTCGCGCGGCTGCGCCCGCCGGCGGCCAGCGACGCCCCCGCGGTGCGGAACCTCCAGCGGGCGGGCGCGGTCGTCGTGGGCAAGAGCCAGCTCAACGAGCTCGCCTTCTCGGGCCTCGGCCTGAACCCCCACTTCGGCACGCCCCAAAACGCCCTGAACCCCGACTGGGTGCCGGGCGGGTCGTCCTCGGGCTCGGCGGTCGCGGTGGCGCGCGGCCTCGTGCCGCTGGCCGTGGGCACCGACACCGGCGGCTCGGTCCGCATCCCCGCGGCCTTCAACGGCCTCGTGGGCTTCAAACCCAGCTGGGGCCGGATCTCCACCCGCGGGGTGACGCCGCTGGCGGTGAGCCTCGACACCGTGGGTCCGCTCGCGCGCCGCGTCGAGGACGCCTGGGCCTTCTTCCTCGCCCTCGCGGGCGAACCCCACCGGCCGCTTGCCCGGCCCTCCGGCCCGCCGCGGCTGCTCGTTCCCGCCGACCTCCTCGAGCGGGCGCGGCCCGAGGTGCAGGGCGCCTTCGAGCGCGCGCTCGCGCGGCTCGAGGCGGCGGGCGCAAGGCTCGAGCGGCGGCCGCTTCCCGGCCTCGCGGAGGTCTACGACCTCTACCGCCGCTACGGCGCGCTGGCGGCGCACGAGGCCTACGCGCGCTGGCGCGGCCTGATCGCCGAGCACGGGGCGGCCATGGACCCGCGGGTGGTGCGGCGGGTGCTGGCCGTGGCCGAGCGCCCGAGCGTCCACCACGTGCAGCTCAGGCGCGAACGCGCCCGGCGGGTGCCCGCGTTCTGGGCCGGACTGCGGGGCACGGACGCCCTGGTCCTGCCCACCGCGCCGGTGCCGCCGCCGCTCCTGGCCGAGGTGGAGGCCTCCGAGGAGGCCTTCTTCCGGGCCAACGACCGGGTGCTCGCCTACACGATGCTCTTCAACTTCTACGCCGGCCCGGCGGTGAGCCTGCCCCTCGCCCCCGGCCTGGGCCTGATGCTGGCCGCCGCCCCCGGCCGCGACGCCGCGCTGTTCGCGCTCGCGCGCTGGGTGGAGGCGCAGGGCGCCTTGGGTACGATGGACGCATGA
- a CDS encoding threonine aldolase family protein, giving the protein MRILDFRSDTVTRPSPAMRRAMAEAEVGDDVYREDPTVNRLEALAAEMLGFERAVYMPSGTMTNQVALLVHTRRGQEVILTEGAHVYEFEPGAMANLSGASPRFVPSPYGVPDPEEVRRAVHTSPHQAPTGLIALENTHNTAGGTVVPLEVQRAVQAVARAAGLPVHLDGARLFNAAVALGVEGREVAAGFDTVSICLSKGLGAPVGSLLLGPAELEGEIRRYRKMLGGGMRQAGVLAAAGLIALTEGPKALARDHALARELAEGLVRLGLDVDLKSVQTNMVFARVEDAPGFAARLREAGVLINALGPERVRFVAHRDLPDEAAAEALARIAPLLG; this is encoded by the coding sequence ATGAGGATCCTCGACTTCCGTTCCGATACCGTGACCCGCCCCAGCCCGGCCATGCGCAGGGCGATGGCCGAGGCCGAGGTGGGCGACGACGTCTACCGCGAAGACCCGACGGTGAACCGGCTCGAGGCCCTGGCCGCCGAGATGCTCGGCTTCGAGCGGGCCGTCTACATGCCTTCGGGGACGATGACCAACCAGGTGGCGCTGCTCGTGCACACCCGCCGCGGCCAGGAGGTCATCCTGACCGAGGGGGCCCACGTCTACGAGTTCGAGCCCGGGGCGATGGCCAACCTCTCGGGCGCCTCGCCGCGCTTCGTTCCCTCGCCCTACGGCGTGCCCGACCCCGAGGAGGTGCGCCGCGCCGTCCACACCTCGCCCCACCAGGCCCCCACCGGCTTGATCGCGCTCGAGAACACCCACAACACCGCAGGGGGCACGGTGGTGCCGCTCGAGGTGCAGCGGGCGGTGCAGGCGGTGGCGCGCGCGGCGGGGCTGCCGGTGCACCTGGACGGGGCGCGGCTCTTCAACGCCGCGGTGGCGCTTGGGGTGGAGGGCCGCGAGGTCGCCGCCGGCTTCGACACCGTTTCGATCTGCCTTTCCAAGGGCTTGGGCGCCCCGGTGGGGAGCCTGCTCCTGGGTCCCGCGGAGCTCGAGGGCGAGATCCGACGCTACCGCAAGATGCTTGGAGGAGGGATGCGACAGGCGGGGGTGCTGGCCGCCGCCGGGCTGATCGCCCTGACCGAGGGCCCGAAGGCGCTCGCCCGGGACCACGCGCTGGCGCGGGAGCTGGCCGAGGGGCTGGTGCGGCTGGGCCTCGACGTGGACCTGAAGTCGGTGCAGACCAACATGGTCTTCGCGCGCGTGGAGGACGCCCCCGGCTTCGCCGCCCGGCTCCGGGAAGCGGGCGTGCTGATCAACGCGCTGGGGCCCGAGCGGGTGCGCTTCGTCGCCCACCGCGACCTCCCCGACGAGGCCGCCGCCGAGGCGCTCGCGCGCATCGCGCCGCTTCTGGGATAG
- a CDS encoding MogA/MoaB family molybdenum cofactor biosynthesis protein has protein sequence MAIRVGILTVSDRSSRGERADTTHQAIREALASGPYEVVAYEVVPDEVAQIRRVLRLWADRDSLDLILTNGGTGLALRDHTPEATLEVVDRQVPGLAELVRSEGVKKTPMAALSRGVAGVRGSTLIINLPGSPKGARESVEALLEILPHAVEQVSGRSVPGGHEHT, from the coding sequence ATGGCAATTCGCGTAGGAATTTTAACGGTATCGGACCGCAGCTCCCGCGGGGAGCGGGCCGACACGACCCACCAGGCGATCCGCGAGGCGCTCGCGAGCGGGCCCTACGAGGTGGTCGCCTACGAGGTCGTGCCCGACGAGGTGGCCCAGATCCGCCGGGTGCTGCGTCTGTGGGCCGACCGCGACAGCCTCGACCTGATCCTTACCAACGGCGGCACGGGGCTGGCGCTGCGCGACCACACGCCCGAGGCCACCCTGGAGGTGGTGGACCGGCAGGTGCCGGGCCTCGCCGAGCTGGTGCGCAGCGAAGGGGTGAAGAAGACCCCGATGGCCGCGCTCTCGCGCGGGGTCGCGGGGGTGCGCGGCTCGACGCTGATCATCAACCTGCCGGGCAGCCCCAAGGGGGCCCGCGAGTCGGTGGAGGCGCTGCTCGAAATCCTGCCTCACGCGGTCGAGCAGGTGAGCGGGCGCAGCGTGCCGGGGGGCCACGAACACACCTAG
- a CDS encoding aminotransferase class I/II-fold pyridoxal phosphate-dependent enzyme — protein sequence MTSPNRWASQRVRAMPESVFLLMDRAKSAARAQGKRVIDLSIGASDLPVPGELIAELESAARDPATWGYCLKSCTMRFLEEATRWYAGRFGLELDPSTQALSLIGSQEGLAHLLLAVADPGDAVLIPEVAYPSYWGAAALAGLEAVPLKLGEDLLPVFEELDPGVLERARVIVLNYPNNPTAALADRAFWARALAFAEAHDLLIVHDNPYIDMVYEGEAVSPLVLEGALERTVELFSFSKSFHMGGFRLGFALGNAEAIAALEAAKAPVDFNQYLGIQRMGIAALRLPPDRVLRDVQVFRSRRDALVEAMQGCGVPVSRPKASMYLWLKLPEGMDDVRFALRAVEHAGVALAPGRGFGPGGHGYVRFALVQPPEVLAEAGRRIAALLD from the coding sequence ATGACGTCACCCAACCGTTGGGCCAGCCAGCGGGTTCGGGCGATGCCCGAGTCCGTTTTCCTCTTGATGGACCGCGCCAAGAGCGCCGCGCGCGCCCAGGGCAAGCGCGTCATCGACCTTTCCATCGGCGCCTCCGACCTCCCGGTACCGGGCGAACTGATCGCCGAGCTGGAGAGCGCGGCGCGCGACCCCGCCACCTGGGGGTACTGCCTCAAGAGCTGCACGATGCGCTTTCTGGAGGAGGCGACCCGCTGGTACGCGGGCCGGTTCGGCCTGGAGCTCGACCCCTCCACCCAGGCGCTCAGCCTGATCGGCAGTCAGGAAGGCCTGGCGCACCTGCTCCTCGCGGTGGCCGACCCCGGCGACGCGGTGCTGATTCCCGAGGTGGCCTACCCCAGCTACTGGGGCGCCGCGGCGCTGGCGGGGCTCGAGGCCGTGCCCCTGAAGCTGGGCGAGGACCTGCTTCCGGTCTTCGAGGAACTGGACCCGGGGGTGCTCGAGCGGGCCCGGGTGATCGTGCTCAACTACCCCAACAACCCCACCGCGGCGCTCGCGGACCGCGCCTTCTGGGCGCGCGCCCTCGCCTTCGCCGAGGCGCACGACCTGCTGATCGTGCACGACAACCCCTACATCGACATGGTCTACGAAGGGGAGGCCGTCAGTCCGCTGGTGCTCGAGGGGGCGCTCGAGCGCACCGTCGAGCTCTTCAGCTTTTCCAAGAGCTTCCACATGGGCGGTTTCCGGCTGGGCTTCGCCCTGGGCAACGCCGAGGCCATCGCCGCTTTGGAGGCGGCCAAGGCCCCGGTGGACTTCAACCAGTACCTGGGCATCCAGCGGATGGGCATCGCCGCGCTGCGGCTCCCCCCCGACCGGGTGCTGCGCGACGTGCAGGTCTTCCGCAGCCGCCGCGACGCCCTGGTGGAGGCCATGCAGGGCTGCGGTGTGCCGGTCAGCCGCCCCAAGGCGAGCATGTACCTCTGGCTCAAGCTGCCCGAGGGCATGGACGACGTGCGCTTCGCCCTGCGCGCGGTCGAGCACGCCGGGGTGGCGCTGGCGCCGGGCCGCGGCTTCGGCCCCGGCGGGCACGGTTACGTCCGCTTCGCCCTGGTGCAGCCGCCCGAGGTGCTCGCCGAGGCCGGACGCCGCATCGCGGCCCTGCTCGACTAG